The Stigmatopora argus isolate UIUO_Sarg chromosome 16, RoL_Sarg_1.0, whole genome shotgun sequence genome has a window encoding:
- the nup214 gene encoding nuclear pore complex protein Nup214 isoform X1 → MSDDNDSPPEREMKDFQFRQMKKAKVFQPSGEMARERTSLLAISNKFGLTFAGFGEAFKVYRTQDIFAADKQDGTSNTIVDGIASLVEVKVHSTLHNLALSSDELTLSVCAASEEAALSVRFYDVRTFVNEARPHKLPFASWHPGVSPETLVLDLKWNPVQVSMLAVCLSDGRMSILDVAADAKVQAELPPTSGVTCVCWSPKGKQVAVGKMNGTVSQYTPALEEKKVIPCPHFYTSDDPVKVLDVLWLKTFSFAVVYAAADGSPETPPELVLITIPKKDEKSETKYLNFSDTVYGCCTERQHHYFLSHIEDWNLVLAASAASIEVSVISRQDEKIWELWMLEDASRAELPVSETNEDTLPLGLAIDYTNQQEIRISDEKILPPAPIMLMLSTEGLLCPFVLLNFNAGVKQLISPCATLTVAGERPPKPESLVTPSPKPTVALPSTFPNVAVTSLATSSAPPPFGLGATAPLLSSSGFNFSVPPIGSNSAAPAFSLGGSAPFGSGASGFSFAPSKPPSETPSATSAFSFSTPSNKVPALTPQNIATPSAPAVKLNLNDRFSAVEAPTATPPSFSFASSMPKSVSNGGVSAVAAAVATTKPVTVSTPIRSIQTSAPQAVLQKPSPSPVPHGVQHPQAAVADVKPVEKKPQPKKECDPIMIGIQEEISHFQKELDDFKARSAMADFKVGTNEDMKELRKESEDLNIFTLEIKETTESLHSDIGTLKTTLLEGFAGAEEAKSQNELSRDRNYRQLLYKRPLDPRSEDQLKEIRRLYQYVMVAVEDVNGVLDVEWEKHLEKKKKKKHMVVPGREGLYTTLANNLYIINQQKNRLDQIVSDLTSLHLYNKKDALPVSHNTATSKSMENELDSLRDALLKARLDTASPKPKSPSPVKISPVKQSQLRNFLSKGLMPPVRSTAPANLSRSAFLSPKYYEDLDDASSNSSLSQYMEPHLEVEEEEEEEELQPERLPMVAPVPAPPSYPRHPTVVRTPSIQPGFGAIQSTPLGKMQSVPGVGFGLSPIASPVPTNKINLSGAESTALATKTVKHGAPPTERTVPVPIPAQQAAATAALRRLMANQKSAIVNTSLGDSTLKSGPQVVNVQDLKEKGAPVSTPAIISSSATDTSTMQLPVPGSITSSQPKQNQGIGIQKTSFDSSTPQGTFMFGQSAKTDNSGTPCSAAESSISKGFSFTSTPSNFSFVSGTSAAGVPPVKNVNELPFGGNGKMIFGQNAEELPKSTSPAITATPTVEASIPVSTMASVRLEAQPIKPTGGETLGSFSGLRVGQGEEAKDSPAKPPPANNAFGFGGAGMGKGAAQFNFSGDRNSAGDSIGTDLSKSGSLFKPPETTPKLTFCMSVSNTPVSGLPTSFSSLLAAPVEPTEDPKPVPLPSEPSPEKVPSPEPPVEAIAATETPKPSPDAAAVKDPGPVPDESALVPTTETISTDTPADVTSAAPIVSVSQVAPPVFQVSPSGKPGSIFAQPLTTESSAPAVTPVVDSTDAPTITAPEAPATAASTPAFSVAAGTTTVFGQPAATPQASAASSTFGSSTFGAATGGGFGKSVFGQPSAFGSAPTASSFSFGQSAFGGNANAAAATTGGGGGLFGASTQSASSFSFGASTNANTSSGASTGLFGQSTTSVFGQSSTFGQPSLFGSNTTTSPSTGFSFGQPSAFGSSPSGFGQQANTGSVFGRQPSGGGLFGSSTANAASSAAGSLFSGLGGKPSDDAANKNPFGPTASTGGFGQPAQTGTPSLFGNTAAKPVGFGQNSFGEQKASGTFSSGAGSVAAQGFGSFTSPTKTGVFGSAPVFGSPPAFGASPSFGNNTSFGASPSFNSAMNSSAAKVFGEGTAASNMGGFGFASPSAGSSFGALANQNAAPSFGGLAQQNPGFGAQPGGFAGFGQQPQPGGFSGNTFGSTNQSNSQTFAGWRS, encoded by the exons ATGAGCGACGACAACGACTCCCCTCCCGAGAGGGAGATGAAG GACTTTCAGTTCCGTCAGATGAAGAAAGCCAAAGTTTTCCAACCTTCGGGCGAGATGGCACGAGAGCGTACCAGCTTGCTCGCCATCTCCAACAAGTTCGGCCTGACCTTTGCTGGCTTTGGTGAGGCGTTCAAGGTCTACCGCACGCAAGACATCTTTGCCGCTGACAAACAGGATGGCACATCCAACACGATAG TTGATGGAATCGCATCACTGGTGGAAGTAAAGGTGCATTCGACGCTGCACAACTTGGCTCTCAGCAGCGACGAGCTTACTTTGTCGGTATGCGCCGCATCTGAGGAAGCCGCACTTTCCGTCAGGTTCTACGACGTCCGTACCTTTGTCAACGAG GCGAGACCGCATAAGTTACCTTTTGCCTCATGGCACCCCGGCGTGTCGCCAGAGACTCTCGTTCTGGACCTCAAGTGGAATCCCGTCCAGGTGTCTATGTTGGCTGTGTGCCTGTCCGATGGCCGAATGTCGATCTTGGACGTGGCCGCTGACGCAAAAGTGCAGGCCGAACTTCCCCCGACCAGCGGCGTCACGTGCG TTTGCTGGAGCCCTAAAGGGAAACAGGTCGCCGTGGGGAAAATGAATGGCACCGTCAGCCAGTATACCCCA GCACTAGAGGAGAAGAAAGTGATCCCCTGTCCCCACTTTTACACCTCAGATGACCCCGTCAAAG TTCTGGATGTGTTGTGGTTGAAGACGTTTTCTTTTGCCGTGGTCTACGCCGCGGCTGACGGCTCCCCGGAGACCCCACCTGAGCTTGTCTTGATCACCATACCT aAAAAGGATGAAAAGTCAGAAACCAAGTACCTGAACTTCAGTGACACTGTGTACGGCTGCTGTACGGAGCGACAGCACCACTACTTCCTCAGCCACATAGAAGACTG GAACCTTGTTCTAGCTGCTTCCGCAGCCTCCATTGAAGTCAGTGTCATCTCCAGACAAGATGAAAAG atctGGGAATTGTGGATGCTGGAGGACGCCAGCAGGGCTGAGCTTCCCGTTTCTGAGACTAATGAAGACACGCTGCCTCTCGGCTTAGCTATCGACTACACCAACCAGCAGGAGATCCGCATCA GCGACGAAAAGATATTGCCCCCGGCTCCCATTATGCTCATGCTATCCACTGAGGGATTGCTTTGCCCATTTGTGCTGCTAAACTTCAATGCTGGCGTCAAGCAGCTAATTTCACCCTGCGCGACCCTCACAGTGGCAGGCGAGAGACCCCCAAAGCCAG AATCTTTGGTAACGCCGTCCCCCAAACCCACCGTGGCACTCCCGTCTACCTTCCCAAACGTTGCTGTGACTTCACTGGCCACGTCATCTGCGCCGCCCCCTTTTGGTCTTGGTGCCACTGCCCCCTTGTTGTCATCGTCGGGGTTCAATTTTTCAGTCCCACCCATCGGCAGCAATTCTGCCGCTCCCGCCTTCTCTTTGGGAGGATCAGCACCTTTCGGCTCTGGGGCCTCGGGCTTCTCATTCGCCCCCTCCAAACCTCCCTCCGAAACCCCCTCGGCCACCTCTGCGTTTTCTTTCAGCACCCCCTCGAATAAAGTCCCCGCCCTGACTCCCCAGAACATTGCCACTCCCTCTGCGCCGGCAGTCAAACTCAATTTGAATGACAG GTTTTCTGCTGTAGAAGCACCAACAGCAACTCCGCCATCTTTCTCCTTTGCCTCATCTATGCCTAAAAGTGTCTCGAACGGTGGCGTatctgctgttgctgctgcagtAGCGACCACCAAGCCAGTCACAGTGTCAA CCCCAATACGTTCAATTCAAACCAGCGCACCACAAGCAGTGCTCCAAAAACCATCACCATCACCAGTGCCCCACGGTGTTCAACACCCTCAG GCAGCTGTAGCCGACGTTAAGCCGGTGGAGAAGAAGCCTCAGCCAAAGAAAGAATGTGATCCCATCATGATTGGAATACAGGAGGAG ATTTCGCACTTCCAAAAGGAACTGGATGATTTCAAGGCAAGGAGCGCAATGGCCGACTTTAAGGTTGGAACCAATGAAGACATGAAGGAGCTCAGGAAGGAGTCAGAGGATCTGAATATTTTCACTCTGGAGATTAAGGAAACCACAGAG TCTCTGCACAGCGACATCGGCACACTGAAGACCACCTTATTGGAAGGTTTTGCCGGTGCAGAAGAAGCCAAGTCCCAGAACGAGCTCAGCAGGGATCGAAATTATCGACAATTGCTGTACAAAAGACCTCTTGACCCGCGGAGTGAGGATCAGCTCAAG GAGATTCGCCGTCTCTACCAGTACGTCATGGTCGCCGTGGAGGACGTCAATGGTGTTCTGGATGTGGAATGGGAGAAACActtggagaagaagaaaaagaaaaa GCACATGGTGGTGCCCGGGCGCGAGGGTCTGTACACTACGCTGGCCAATAACCTGTACATCATCAACCAGCAGAAGAATAGGCTGGATCAAATTGTCAGTGATCTCACCTCGCTACACCTTTACAACAAAAAAGACGCTCTCCCAGTCAGCCACAACACAGCGACATCTAAAAG tatggaAAACGAGCTTGACAGTTTAAGGGATGCTCTCCTGAAGGCCCGGCTTGACACCGCTTCCCCTAAACCCAAAAGCCCATCACCTG TCAAGATATCACCAGTGAAGCAGTCCCAGCTCCGTAACTTCCTCTCTAAAGGTCTCATGCCTCCCGTTCGCTCTACTGCGCCTG CCAACCTGTCGCGCTCGGCTTTCCTGTCCCCCAAGTATTACGAAGATCTGGACGACGCCAGCTCCAATTCGTCTCTGTCACAATACATGGAGCCTCACCTggaagtggaggaggaggaagaggaggaggaactgCAGCCCGAGCGCTTGCCCATGGTCGCACCTGTCCCGGCCCCTCCTTCGTACCCCAGGCACCCCACCGTGGTGAGGACTCCCTCCATCCAGCCGGGATTTGGAGCCATCCAGAGCACGCCGTTAGGCAAAATGCAGTCGGTGCCAGGCGTGGGCTTTGGTCTGAGTCCAATCGCCAGCCCTG TCCCCACCAATAAGATCAACCTAAGTGGCGCTGAAAGCACCGCCCTTGCTACAAAAACGGTCAAGCATGGCGCTCCGCCTACCGAAAGGACTGTACCTGTTCCCATCCCGGCTCAGCAGGCCGCCGCTACCGCGGCCCTCCGCAGGCTTATGGCCAATCAGAAATCAG CCATCGTCAACACGTCCTTAGGAGACTCCACCTTAAAAAGTGGGCCGCAGGTGGTCAATGTCCAGGACCTAAAGGAGAAAGGGGCTCCTGTGTCAACCCCTGCAATTATAAG CTCATCAGCAACAGACACATCCACCATGCAGCTTCCGGTTCCTGGTTCTATCACATCCAGTCAACCCAAACAA AATCAAGGCATTGGTATacaaaaaacatcttttgaCTCGAGCACTCCACAAGGGACCTTTATGTTTG GTCAATCTGCCAAAACTGACAACTCTGGCACACCTTGTAGCGCAGCTGAGTCAAGTATTAGCAAAGGTTTCTCCTTTACATCAAC CCCGTCAAACTTCAGTTTTGTATCCGGCACTTCAGCAGCAGGAGTACCACCAG taaaaaatgtgAATGAGTTGCCCTTTGGTGGAAATGGTAAGATGATATTTGGTCAGAACGCAGAGGAGCTGCCAAAATCCACCTCGCCAGCCATAACTGCTACTCCAACAGTGGAGGCGTCCATCCCAGTTTCAACTATGGCTTCTGTAAGGCTAGAAGCTCAACCCATTAAACCTACTGGAGGAGAAACTCTTGGCAGTTTCTCCGGCCTTCGTGTGGGTCAAGGAGAAGAAGCCAAAGATTCACCAGCCAAACCTCCCCCTGCCAACAACGCTTTCGGCTTTGGTGGTGCCGGGATGGGCAAAGGAGCGGCACAGTTCAACTTCAGCGGCGATCGAAATTCAGCCGGAGACTCTATCGGAACCGACTTGTCCAAGTCCGGTAGTTTGTTCAAACCTCCCGAAACCACACCCAAGCTGACCTTCTGCATGTCCGTGTCAAACACGCCCGTCTCGGGACTGCCCACCTCTTTTAGCAGTCTACTAGCTGCCCCCGTAGAACCAACGGAAGACCCCAAACCAGTCCCACTACCATCAGAGCCTTCACCTGAAAAGGTTCCTTCTCCAGAACCTCCCGTTGAGGCCATCGCAGCTACAGAGACCCCTAAGCCTTCGCCGGATGCAGCTGCCGTCAAAGACCCAGGTCCTGTTCCAGATGAGTCTGCTTTAGTCCCAACAACAGAGACAATCTCGACAGACACGCCTGCGGATGTCACGTCAGCCGCCCCTATTGTTTCCGTTTCCCAAGTAGCTCCACCCGTGTTCCAAGTGTCCCCTTCGGGGAAGCCCGGGTCCATTTTTGCTCAACCCCTGACCACTGAAAGCAGCGCCCCCGCCGTGACCCCCGTCGTCGATTCGACGGATGCCCCCACAATCACTGCCCCCGAGGCTCCCGCCACAGCAGCTAGCACACCAGCTTTTTCAGTCGCCGCTGGTACCACCACTGTTTTCGGGCAACCCGCTGCGACTCCTCAAGCCTCCGCAGCCTCGTCTACGTTTGGCTCGTCCACCTTCGGCGCTGCAACTGGAGGCGGGTTCGGCAAGTCCGTTTTTGGCCAACCGAGTGCCTTTGGTAGCGCACCAACGGCCAGCAGCTTCTCCTTCGGACAGTCCGCATTCGGAGGAAATGctaacgccgccgccgccaccaccggaGGAGGAGGCGGTCTTTTCGGAGCATCGACACAAAGCGccagttctttttcttttggcgCTAGCACAAATGCCAACACGTCCAGCGGCGCAAGCACTGGACTCTTTGGACAGAGCACTACCTCTGTTTTCGGACAGAGCTCTACATTTGGACAACCTTCCCTGTTTGGAAGTAATACAACTACGTCACCATCGACAGGATTCAGTTTTGGTCAACCATCAG CCTTTGGATCGTCTCCTTCTGGGTTTGGTCAGCAAGCCAACACAGGCAGCGTATTTGGACGG CAGCCGTCGGGTGGAGGACTGTTCGGTTCCAGCACCGCCAACGCAGCAAGCTCCGCGGCCGGAAGCCTCTTCAGTGGCCTCGGAGGCAAACCCAGCGACGATGCCGCTAACAAGAATCCATTTGGTCCCACTGCTTCTACTGGAGGATTTGGGCAGCCTGCTCAAACTG GAACTCCCAGTCTTTTTGGAAATACCGCAGCTAAACCCGTTGGATTTGGACAGAACTCCTTTGGAGAGCAGAAAGCCAGTGGCACTTTCAGTTCTGGTGCCGGATCTGTTGCTGCCCAAGGTTTCGGATCCTTCACAAGTCCAACAAAAACAG GTGTATTTGGAAGCGCACCAGTTTTTGGAAGTCCCCCTGCTTTCGGTGCGTCGCCGTCATTCGGGAACAATACGTCTTTTGGCGCCAGTCCTTCCTTCAATAGCGCCATGAATTCCTCCGCCGCAAAGGTCTTTGGCGAGGGAACTGCCGCTTCCAACATGGGTGGATTCGG TTTCGCCTCACCGTCTGCCGGCTCGTCCTTCGGAGCGCTAGCCAATCAGAACGCGGCACCCTCATTCGGGGGTCTTGCCCAACAAAATCCTGGTTTTGGGGCACAGCCCGGTGGATTTGCGGGTTTTGGACAGCAACCACAACCCGGAG GCTTCTCTGGAAACACATTTGGCTCCACAAACCA ATCGAATTCCCAAACATTTGCCGGATGGAGAAGCTAG